In the Kaistella sp. 97-N-M2 genome, one interval contains:
- a CDS encoding DUF3347 domain-containing protein, which yields MKNLKVSIATVMLFAISFANAQQKSKMDMKMDHSKMDMKMSNGKMMSMKSDAKAEAILGDYFNLKDALVGDDSKKAGTAGAKLAVSLKSFSASKYSAADKKELADIIDDATEHAEHISKSPIDHQRDHFKTLSKDISDLVAITGTKMKLYEQFCPMYQKGSTWLSKSNEVRNPFYGSKMLTCGKVQRTIQ from the coding sequence ATGAAAAATTTAAAAGTAAGTATAGCAACAGTAATGTTATTCGCTATTTCTTTTGCAAACGCGCAACAGAAAAGTAAAATGGATATGAAGATGGACCACAGCAAAATGGATATGAAAATGAGCAACGGTAAAATGATGTCTATGAAAAGCGATGCAAAAGCAGAGGCTATTTTGGGCGATTATTTTAATTTGAAAGATGCTTTGGTAGGAGACGACAGCAAGAAAGCAGGCACTGCAGGCGCTAAACTCGCCGTTTCATTAAAGTCTTTTAGCGCTTCAAAATATTCTGCAGCGGATAAAAAAGAGTTGGCAGATATTATAGATGATGCTACAGAGCACGCTGAACATATTTCAAAAAGCCCAATCGATCATCAACGTGATCACTTTAAAACATTAAGCAAAGACATTTCAGATCTGGTTGCAATTACTGGAACTAAAATGAAATTATACGAGCAGTTTTGCCCAATGTATCAAAAAGGAAGCACTTGGTTGAGTAAAAGCAATGAGGTTAGAAACCCATTTTATGGCAGCAAAA
- a CDS encoding efflux RND transporter periplasmic adaptor subunit — protein MSDKLTLTGTLNFNQYKMHSVSSRVMGRVEKLYYRNIGEYVPQGSPLIEIYSEELNNAKQEYLLALERRNLFTGNTSIDFNQLLQSSRNKLSLWGMSEGQIRQLERSRKASLTTTVLSTGAGYITNLNISEGAYLSEGGTILTLADLSTLWAEAQVYSSQMALIHRDSKVTVSLPDLDNLKIEGKIDFTNPEINSASRINLVRVSIPNKDHLLKPGMSVYVLLENPSTNSLTLPIDAVIRDGKMATVWVKTAKNTFVNKMVKTGLETDDRIEIISGIKEGDDIVISGTYLLNSEYIFKKGANPMAGHDM, from the coding sequence TTGTCCGACAAACTTACGCTGACTGGAACACTTAATTTCAATCAGTATAAAATGCATTCAGTGAGTTCGCGGGTGATGGGCAGAGTTGAAAAACTTTATTATAGAAATATCGGCGAATATGTGCCGCAAGGTTCACCGCTTATTGAGATTTATAGTGAAGAACTAAATAATGCTAAACAGGAATATTTGCTCGCGTTGGAAAGACGAAATCTCTTTACAGGAAATACTTCTATCGATTTTAACCAGTTGCTTCAGAGTTCCCGCAATAAACTTTCGCTGTGGGGCATGTCTGAAGGTCAGATCCGGCAGCTGGAGCGGAGCCGAAAAGCATCATTGACGACTACGGTATTGAGCACCGGAGCGGGATATATTACGAATCTAAATATTTCGGAAGGTGCGTATCTTTCCGAAGGCGGAACTATTTTGACTCTTGCCGATCTTTCGACGCTTTGGGCAGAAGCTCAGGTTTATTCTTCGCAGATGGCACTCATCCACCGAGACAGTAAAGTGACTGTGTCGCTGCCTGATCTTGATAATTTGAAAATCGAGGGTAAAATCGACTTTACAAATCCTGAAATCAATTCCGCCAGCCGAATCAATCTGGTACGGGTTTCCATTCCCAATAAAGATCATTTGCTCAAACCCGGTATGTCTGTCTATGTTTTGTTGGAAAACCCCTCAACTAATTCATTGACCTTACCGATTGATGCGGTGATCCGCGATGGTAAAATGGCGACCGTCTGGGTAAAAACCGCAAAAAACACCTTCGTCAACAAAATGGTGAAAACAGGTCTGGAAACCGATGACCGCATAGAAATTATTTCTGGAATTAAGGAGGGTGACGATATCGTAATTTCAGGAACTTATCTGCTCAATAGCGAATACATTTTCAAAAAAGGTGCAAATCCAATGGCGGGTCATGATATGTAA
- a CDS encoding heme-binding domain-containing protein produces MKIFKIIAVVLLIAFVGIQFLPKQINQSQTTSKADFLVVNKVPANIKNKLQTSCYDCHSNNSRYPWYNKIQPAAMFLANHVKDGKKELNFSEWDSLSVRQKKSKLKAIVNQIRDDEMPLNSYTIIHRDAKFTKAEKQEMIEWMAQKRDSL; encoded by the coding sequence ATGAAAATTTTCAAGATCATAGCAGTGGTTTTATTAATCGCATTTGTTGGTATACAATTTCTTCCAAAACAAATTAATCAAAGCCAAACCACTTCAAAAGCAGACTTTTTGGTTGTCAATAAGGTTCCGGCAAATATTAAAAATAAGTTGCAGACCTCCTGCTATGATTGTCACAGTAATAATTCCCGTTATCCATGGTACAACAAAATCCAGCCCGCCGCAATGTTTTTAGCAAATCATGTGAAAGATGGAAAAAAAGAACTGAATTTCAGTGAGTGGGATTCTTTATCTGTAAGACAGAAAAAAAGCAAATTGAAAGCAATAGTTAATCAGATAAGAGATGATGAAATGCCTTTGAATTCTTACACCATTATTCACAGAGATGCAAAGTTTACAAAAGCTGAAAAGCAGGAAATGATAGAATGGATGGCACAAAAAAGAGACAGTTTATAA
- a CDS encoding heavy metal-binding domain-containing protein: protein MHPQIVGDKPGKCPICHMDLVPVEKKKMPIPMSLS, encoded by the coding sequence ATGCATCCCCAAATTGTGGGAGATAAACCGGGAAAATGCCCAATTTGCCATATGGATTTAGTTCCAGTTGAAAAAAAAAAAATGCCGATCCCAATGAGCTTGTCCTGA
- a CDS encoding heavy-metal-associated domain-containing protein yields MNQIVLIKGMTCGGCVKSVEKALSTIEGVQEVSVTLNPPQADLQAAQTVTDQQINKALSAAGDYRVASTEDNEPKKSAGSCCG; encoded by the coding sequence ATGAATCAAATTGTTTTAATTAAAGGGATGACTTGCGGTGGTTGTGTAAAGTCTGTTGAAAAAGCACTTTCAACTATAGAAGGTGTACAGGAAGTTTCTGTAACTTTAAACCCACCTCAAGCAGATTTGCAAGCCGCCCAAACAGTTACCGATCAACAAATAAATAAAGCATTGTCTGCCGCGGGAGACTATCGCGTTGCTAGTACGGAAGACAATGAACCGAAAAAATCTGCAGGTTCATGCTGTGGCTAA
- a CDS encoding efflux RND transporter periplasmic adaptor subunit gives MKKLILFTFLLLTLSACEKIKFWEDTHSQADALHTYTCPMHPEIISDKPGKCPKCGMDLVLKNAPAQKEEGIKLDDLLQPTNNFVVSQLPVVRLKKENIPTTVDALGIVDYDTRQIGTISSRVSGRIEKLYVRYKYQKVSKGQRILDIYSPELLTAQQNHLFILKNDRSNVMLLNASRQKLLLLGMPASQIQSISRKGRPYLSVPVFSNYSGYIQGAGNMAASPSPSPESAMPGGSAVTAELPLKEGMYLEKGQNIFTVYNPNKSWAVLNIFAEDIALVSKGQSVAVIPQSDPSRRFNGTIDFIEPFFRPDSKTVTARVYFDNSIGKIPIGSQVRAEISSHSKVADWLPKTAVVSLGMDKIVFKKVAGGFIAHKVGIGAVIKDKIEIVSSLEPEDEVAENAQYLMDSESLIKVNK, from the coding sequence ATGAAAAAATTAATACTGTTCACATTCCTGCTTTTAACTTTGTCAGCATGTGAAAAAATAAAATTTTGGGAAGACACCCACTCGCAAGCGGATGCGCTACATACGTATACCTGTCCGATGCATCCGGAAATTATCTCAGACAAACCAGGCAAATGCCCAAAATGTGGGATGGATTTGGTGTTGAAAAATGCACCGGCTCAAAAAGAAGAAGGCATCAAATTAGATGATTTGCTGCAACCCACCAACAATTTCGTGGTCTCGCAGTTGCCTGTCGTGCGTTTAAAAAAAGAAAATATCCCCACCACGGTAGACGCTTTAGGAATTGTGGATTACGACACGCGGCAGATTGGGACTATTTCTTCGCGGGTTTCCGGACGAATCGAGAAACTATATGTGCGCTACAAATACCAGAAAGTTTCCAAAGGACAGCGCATTCTCGATATATACAGCCCGGAATTGCTCACCGCTCAGCAGAATCATTTATTTATTTTAAAAAATGACCGGTCAAACGTAATGCTGCTCAATGCTTCCCGACAAAAATTACTGCTTCTGGGAATGCCTGCGTCGCAGATTCAAAGCATCAGCAGAAAAGGCAGACCCTATCTAAGTGTTCCAGTTTTCAGTAATTACAGCGGATATATTCAGGGAGCCGGAAATATGGCGGCAAGCCCCTCTCCTTCACCGGAAAGTGCCATGCCGGGTGGAAGTGCAGTTACTGCAGAATTACCTCTGAAAGAAGGAATGTATCTTGAAAAAGGGCAAAACATTTTCACGGTTTACAATCCGAATAAAAGTTGGGCAGTTCTCAATATTTTTGCAGAAGATATCGCATTGGTCAGTAAAGGACAGTCGGTTGCGGTGATTCCCCAAAGTGATCCTTCCCGGCGCTTCAATGGAACTATTGATTTTATTGAACCCTTTTTCCGTCCGGACAGCAAAACGGTTACGGCAAGAGTTTATTTCGACAACAGCATCGGGAAAATTCCAATTGGAAGCCAGGTAAGAGCGGAGATTTCCAGTCATTCTAAAGTAGCCGACTGGCTGCCAAAAACTGCCGTGGTTTCTTTAGGTATGGATAAAATTGTCTTCAAAAAAGTTGCGGGAGGTTTCATTGCACACAAAGTAGGGATCGGGGCCGTCATTAAAGATAAAATTGAAATTGTAAGTAGTTTGGAACCTGAAGACGAGGTGGCAGAAAACGCTCAATATCTCATGGACAGTGAAAGTCTGATTAAAGTAAATAAGTAA
- a CDS encoding AraC family transcriptional regulator — MKTTLYIKNMVCDRCKSAVMRELNTLGYHIDSLELGQVVLDQDMPVEISKLEKILQELGFELLIEETDVLVEEIKIAIINKIENQDYSNLPAFLTATFNKSYSVLSKLFSLKEGITIEKYRINLKMEKVKELIQFGELNFSEIAYSLDYNNSGHLAKQFKHETGMSMTEFKNLRKWERKSIDDIV; from the coding sequence ATGAAAACAACTTTATATATAAAAAATATGGTGTGCGATCGCTGTAAGTCGGCGGTGATGCGAGAACTGAATACTTTAGGCTACCATATCGATTCCTTAGAATTAGGACAAGTTGTACTGGATCAGGATATGCCAGTTGAGATTTCTAAACTGGAAAAGATTCTCCAAGAACTCGGTTTTGAATTGTTGATCGAGGAAACGGATGTATTGGTTGAAGAAATAAAAATTGCGATCATTAATAAAATTGAAAATCAAGATTATTCAAATTTACCGGCTTTTCTAACCGCTACTTTTAACAAATCCTATTCGGTTTTGAGTAAATTATTTAGTTTAAAGGAAGGTATAACCATCGAAAAATACAGGATTAATCTGAAGATGGAAAAAGTGAAAGAATTGATACAATTTGGGGAACTGAATTTTTCCGAAATAGCATATAGTTTAGATTATAACAACAGTGGTCATTTAGCAAAACAGTTTAAGCATGAGACAGGTATGTCTATGACGGAATTCAAAAATCTGCGAAAATGGGAAAGAAAATCCATAGACGATATTGTGTAA
- a CDS encoding DUF3347 domain-containing protein produces the protein MKKLIFTALFSVFSTFNLSAQISDASISKLYQNYIIIKDALVTDNSDGASKAANDFIKSASMVDYKVMSEGNLDVLRKDASTIAESRSIETQRESFAKLSENMVAVAKNFKLSNDSVFVLYCPMADATWLSAEKTIKNPFYGKSMLTCGSVKKELK, from the coding sequence ATGAAAAAATTAATTTTCACAGCATTATTCTCAGTATTTTCAACTTTTAATTTATCAGCGCAAATTTCTGACGCATCAATTTCTAAACTTTACCAAAATTATATCATCATCAAAGATGCTTTGGTAACAGACAATTCAGATGGAGCCTCCAAAGCAGCAAACGACTTTATAAAATCTGCATCTATGGTAGATTACAAAGTTATGTCGGAAGGGAATCTAGACGTTCTCCGAAAAGATGCTTCTACCATTGCTGAAAGTAGAAGCATAGAAACTCAACGGGAATCGTTTGCAAAATTATCTGAAAATATGGTTGCAGTGGCGAAGAACTTCAAACTTTCAAACGATTCAGTTTTCGTACTTTATTGTCCAATGGCAGATGCGACTTGGTTAAGTGCAGAAAAAACGATAAAAAATCCCTTTTACGGCAAATCGATGTTGACTTGTGGAAGCGTGAAAAAGGAATTAAAATAA